A single window of Chitinivibrio alkaliphilus ACht1 DNA harbors:
- a CDS encoding ABC-F family ATP-binding cassette domain-containing protein — translation MIQLKNIEKQFGDKVIYGGANLTLTESEKYALVGRNGAGKSLLFRMLTGHEELDRGTLSIPPNLRMGYLPQEVEEYDREKTPLEITMEPYAAYLADEDVFSQIESEGGAENLERVSQYIENMERFDLYSLESRAAAILAGLGLTDEQIKNPLEELSGGFRMRVFLARLLLTDPDFILLDEPTNHLDMDSLIWLERFLRGFSGGFLIISHDIAFLNRVCRVTVEVYHKTFLSHKGSVTEYYAWKAEQQRLSEKRAENVQQKMEQLERFITRFKSKATKARQAQAKMKQLERLQEELPEEVVQEKRLSFRLPSPDDCGTVPIKLNNLSAGYDTTTVLDSVNITVGRGEKIAVIGPNGAGKSTFLKVCSGELPPQKGEVAYSSKARISLFNQYRVQELNPALSVYESVVAHTGENRPQEIRTLLGTFLFSGAEVDTPVSVLSGGEKSRLSLLLLLAKPGNVLLLDEPTNHLDIQGIESLATALHEYTGTVVLVSHNEYLIEAVADRIIEVRPGVVRDYPGNLHDYRYFVETTHKTDTSQKKQGGASSHSSENNSKQRRRELYEERKRLKGIIDRTERSISELEAQIEEINTILYADENSHAHTLLAEKQGEKLRVEENLAQEMDQWENAQEMFAEIEDALGQ, via the coding sequence ATGATACAACTTAAGAATATTGAAAAGCAGTTTGGTGATAAAGTCATATATGGTGGCGCGAATCTCACTCTCACGGAGTCTGAGAAATATGCCTTGGTGGGACGAAATGGCGCAGGAAAATCTCTTCTGTTTCGTATGCTCACCGGTCATGAAGAGCTGGATAGGGGAACCTTGTCCATACCGCCTAATCTTCGCATGGGGTATCTTCCGCAGGAAGTAGAAGAGTATGATCGGGAGAAAACTCCCTTGGAAATTACCATGGAGCCCTATGCAGCCTACCTTGCCGATGAGGATGTTTTTTCACAAATCGAATCAGAGGGTGGGGCAGAAAATTTAGAGCGGGTCTCACAGTATATTGAGAATATGGAGCGCTTTGATTTATACTCTTTAGAGTCTCGTGCCGCAGCTATTCTTGCAGGGCTTGGCCTCACTGATGAACAAATTAAGAATCCCTTGGAAGAGCTTTCCGGTGGGTTTCGTATGCGTGTCTTTTTGGCCCGGCTCTTGCTTACAGACCCTGATTTTATCCTGCTTGATGAACCTACCAATCACTTGGATATGGACTCTCTTATCTGGCTTGAGCGGTTTTTACGGGGCTTCTCCGGTGGGTTTCTTATCATTAGTCATGATATTGCCTTTCTCAACCGTGTGTGTCGGGTTACTGTGGAAGTGTATCATAAGACCTTTCTTAGTCATAAGGGAAGTGTGACGGAGTATTATGCGTGGAAGGCTGAACAGCAACGGCTTTCAGAGAAACGTGCAGAGAATGTACAGCAAAAAATGGAACAGCTTGAACGATTTATTACCCGGTTTAAGAGTAAGGCCACCAAGGCACGGCAGGCACAGGCTAAGATGAAGCAGCTTGAACGACTACAGGAAGAGCTTCCCGAAGAGGTTGTGCAGGAGAAAAGGCTTTCTTTCCGTCTGCCCTCACCCGATGACTGCGGTACGGTGCCTATAAAGCTCAATAATCTTTCTGCAGGATATGATACCACCACAGTTCTTGATTCGGTAAATATTACCGTTGGGCGGGGTGAAAAGATTGCTGTTATTGGACCGAATGGAGCCGGTAAGTCAACATTTCTTAAGGTGTGCAGTGGAGAGTTGCCGCCACAGAAAGGAGAGGTTGCGTACAGTTCTAAAGCGCGTATTTCTCTTTTTAATCAATATCGGGTACAAGAGCTAAACCCGGCCCTTTCTGTGTATGAGAGTGTGGTGGCTCATACGGGCGAGAACCGCCCGCAAGAGATTCGTACGCTCTTGGGTACATTCCTTTTTTCCGGGGCGGAGGTGGATACGCCGGTATCTGTACTCTCCGGAGGTGAAAAATCCCGTCTCTCCCTCCTTCTTCTTTTGGCGAAGCCGGGAAATGTTCTTCTCCTTGATGAACCAACAAACCATCTTGATATTCAAGGAATTGAATCTTTAGCAACGGCGTTGCACGAGTACACAGGAACGGTGGTTCTTGTATCCCACAACGAGTATTTAATTGAAGCGGTGGCCGACAGAATTATCGAGGTTCGTCCGGGGGTTGTACGTGATTATCCGGGAAATTTACACGATTATCGCTATTTTGTAGAGACGACCCACAAAACAGATACCTCTCAGAAAAAGCAGGGGGGAGCATCGTCTCATTCTTCTGAAAACAATTCGAAGCAACGGAGACGAGAACTCTATGAAGAGCGAAAACGTTTGAAGGGCATCATTGATCGCACAGAGCGGAGTATTTCCGAACTGGAGGCGCAGATAGAGGAAATTAATACAATTCTCTATGCAGATGAGAATAGTCACGCCCACACCCTTCTTGCGGAAAAGCAAGGTGAGAAGTTACGGGTGGAGGAGAATCTTGCACAGGAGATGGATCAGTGGGAGAATGCTCAGGAGATGTTTGCTGAAATAGAGGATGCTCTGGGCCAATAA
- a CDS encoding STAS domain-containing protein, with protein MEAESIYITEDIVSSTVGNLHDEISDIIADGVEKIVLNMEAVDIIDSTGIGFIIKIQNSLKKNGGSLTLENVNSDIVRMFKVMRLDKHIRIV; from the coding sequence ATGGAAGCAGAATCAATTTACATTACAGAGGATATCGTTTCTTCCACCGTGGGTAATCTCCACGATGAGATTAGCGATATTATTGCGGATGGTGTAGAAAAAATTGTTTTAAATATGGAGGCTGTTGATATAATCGATTCCACAGGAATTGGGTTTATTATTAAAATACAAAACAGTTTGAAAAAGAATGGCGGAAGCCTTACCCTGGAGAATGTCAATTCGGACATTGTCAGAATGTTTAAGGTGATGCGCCTTGATAAACACATTCGGATTGTGTAA
- a CDS encoding DUF342 domain-containing protein — translation MEKIVEEELIEENVPVAMGTEPIPGKNGGIEYKVSLSKDLTPSVKDDGSVDFREVKSITQLSRGDIIAEQIPPTEGTPGKAVTGEEIPPTPGKPYVLNPSENISVSKDGTQLIAEKNGVLSKDKDLLVLKDYLEIPGDVDFEVGNISFPGRIIINGSVRPGFTVEGGDDVLIHGDVEAATIKSKEGSVQIEQGIIGKDTAYIYSPKRVNVNFAQNCTLETEGLINVENSLLHCSCYCKNFQAETNAKVIGGMVEAEQSIEIGHSGNKDNTKTELIVDDKQRRELQNKRQQLTEALSLLEKQQMPLMRDIKNKKKLISKVGSDALSPKVKQQVVNEANQLKSIEKKLNLIRKNLLLIEEELEKDFDQSGYVTIAGTIHSGTMVRLYREVHKVKSEATGKIFRIVRGEMKVSNK, via the coding sequence TTGGAAAAAATTGTAGAAGAAGAGCTCATCGAAGAGAACGTCCCCGTTGCCATGGGAACAGAACCCATCCCCGGCAAAAATGGCGGTATAGAGTACAAGGTCTCCCTGAGCAAAGATCTCACTCCCAGCGTAAAGGATGATGGAAGTGTCGACTTTCGTGAAGTTAAAAGTATTACGCAGTTAAGCAGAGGGGATATAATTGCGGAGCAAATCCCCCCCACCGAAGGAACTCCCGGAAAAGCAGTAACAGGAGAAGAGATTCCTCCTACACCGGGCAAACCCTACGTGCTTAACCCCTCAGAAAACATCAGCGTCTCCAAGGACGGTACGCAATTAATTGCTGAAAAAAATGGCGTATTGTCAAAAGACAAGGATCTTCTGGTTCTCAAAGACTATCTCGAAATACCCGGTGATGTTGATTTTGAAGTAGGCAATATTAGCTTTCCGGGACGAATTATTATCAACGGAAGCGTGCGACCAGGATTTACCGTAGAAGGAGGGGACGATGTCTTGATTCATGGAGATGTGGAGGCGGCAACCATCAAATCAAAAGAAGGGTCCGTTCAAATTGAACAGGGCATCATCGGAAAGGATACGGCATACATATACTCTCCCAAACGAGTCAATGTCAACTTTGCGCAAAACTGCACCTTAGAAACTGAAGGGCTGATAAATGTGGAAAACTCCCTTCTGCACTGCTCCTGTTACTGTAAGAATTTCCAGGCAGAAACAAACGCCAAAGTTATTGGTGGCATGGTTGAAGCAGAACAATCAATAGAAATAGGCCATTCAGGTAATAAAGACAATACAAAAACAGAGCTTATCGTTGATGACAAACAGCGACGCGAACTTCAAAATAAACGACAGCAACTTACGGAGGCTCTCTCCCTTCTTGAAAAACAGCAGATGCCCCTTATGCGGGATATTAAAAACAAAAAGAAACTTATCTCCAAGGTTGGCTCTGACGCCCTCTCGCCGAAAGTAAAACAGCAAGTTGTCAATGAGGCAAATCAACTAAAATCTATAGAAAAAAAACTCAATCTCATTCGGAAAAACCTGCTTCTTATTGAAGAAGAACTGGAGAAAGACTTTGATCAATCAGGGTATGTCACTATTGCCGGTACAATACATTCGGGAACCATGGTGCGCCTCTACCGAGAAGTACATAAAGTGAAGAGTGAAGCCACAGGAAAAATATTCCGCATTGTCCGAGGAGAAATGAAAGTTAGCAATAAATAA
- the rpmB gene encoding 50S ribosomal protein L28, with amino-acid sequence MSKVCHYCGKAPVSGNSVSHAHNVNKRQFKPNLHNKKVDVAGERRTVKICTKCLKSM; translated from the coding sequence ATGTCGAAAGTTTGTCATTATTGTGGGAAAGCTCCCGTATCAGGAAATAGCGTTTCTCACGCTCACAATGTGAATAAACGTCAGTTTAAACCCAATTTGCATAATAAAAAGGTGGATGTAGCAGGTGAACGACGCACCGTAAAGATATGCACCAAATGCCTCAAATCTATGTAG
- a CDS encoding Hpt domain-containing protein: MTLVSDVEEFLQSTDDKLGRIHDLLSQLEHWIAQYPHRDHSCLIEELFREFHNIKSMAAFSGYPEIEEISHSLETLLGLDRTGQISLKEREIDLLCEGVSIMRSILDDEESIATSIKTYLHIVDGYAHTSTAGLITIPLPPDNRKEWVLSRALFRRAPELEKKAAEYYLLMYDMVRDVQEKGLYPHRLIEEIAALCHILHSELETEAVGDLTDAGFSMRLYLLCRTSLHRSILMEALDLTDGMLQKISTPSNI, from the coding sequence ATGACTTTGGTGAGTGATGTAGAGGAGTTTCTACAAAGTACCGATGATAAGTTAGGGCGCATTCACGACCTTCTTTCGCAGCTGGAACACTGGATCGCGCAGTATCCCCATCGAGACCACTCCTGCCTTATCGAAGAGTTGTTTCGTGAGTTCCATAATATTAAAAGCATGGCCGCATTTTCAGGGTATCCTGAGATTGAAGAGATCTCACACTCCCTTGAAACCTTATTGGGGTTAGATAGAACGGGGCAGATATCTCTGAAAGAGCGGGAAATTGATCTTCTCTGTGAAGGGGTTTCCATAATGAGATCAATCCTCGATGATGAGGAGAGTATTGCCACATCCATCAAAACGTATCTGCATATCGTTGATGGATATGCTCATACCTCCACAGCCGGACTTATCACCATACCTCTTCCGCCGGACAATCGTAAAGAGTGGGTTTTATCGCGGGCTCTGTTCCGTCGTGCTCCTGAATTAGAGAAAAAAGCGGCAGAATACTATCTGCTTATGTACGATATGGTGCGAGATGTGCAGGAAAAAGGACTCTACCCCCACCGTCTCATAGAAGAGATTGCCGCCCTGTGTCATATTTTACATAGTGAGTTGGAAACCGAAGCCGTGGGTGATCTTACTGATGCGGGATTCTCCATGAGGCTCTATCTATTGTGCAGGACCTCCCTGCATCGTTCTATTCTTATGGAAGCACTTGATCTTACAGATGGGATGCTTCAAAAAATATCCACACCTTCAAATATATGA
- a CDS encoding response regulator, whose product MNQKVLVVDDLPVNTRVLSSILQTNGYDVQAAHSGKEAVEYAQNNTFHCILLDIVMPGMDGFEVIRRLKAIPETAEIPVIFITGKEGAESLAKGFELGAVDYITKPFNKIEVLARLKAHIRLYSTLQSLVNSQADILTQIHDAQNSLLKQPEDLESACFAVLYESLHAAGGDIYDIIQINDTMYGYFVGDFAGHKISTGFLTSSVKALLHQNCNAYTSPVESMRMINSVLVKLMNSGQYMTGCYALLDRLKYKLTVVSMGHPPLIFIPRYGNVREIGKGGDILGVFDQAVFRKITIDMYPGDRVLLYTDGLIEGERVWSAEIPELVSTVRALRTIEDRDTFISRLYEATQEQRGEVDDDVMVLLADFPGTPPDMDRSEENGDIHYRFSGLRRFIDPIIEALIADTCEIVPAGHQYGLKLVLYEALGNAVIHGAREQAEKDITVRLSMNEKKIEVEIADGGRGFDWQEYCDGLRDSFHDEYDMPHLQLSGRGIKTFWDYGYDFTYNDQGNTVTLWKSFSS is encoded by the coding sequence ATGAATCAAAAAGTCCTCGTTGTGGATGATCTACCGGTAAATACCCGTGTCTTGAGCTCAATTCTGCAAACCAATGGGTATGATGTTCAAGCGGCACACTCTGGGAAAGAAGCCGTAGAGTATGCTCAGAACAACACGTTCCACTGCATCCTTCTTGATATTGTCATGCCTGGAATGGATGGATTTGAGGTTATTCGCCGCTTAAAGGCCATTCCTGAGACTGCGGAAATCCCCGTCATCTTTATTACAGGTAAAGAGGGTGCTGAGTCTTTGGCTAAGGGCTTTGAACTGGGTGCCGTTGATTATATCACCAAACCCTTTAATAAGATAGAGGTGCTTGCTCGCTTGAAAGCGCATATTCGACTCTACTCTACTTTACAATCCCTGGTTAATTCACAGGCAGATATTCTTACACAGATCCATGATGCACAAAATTCACTCTTAAAACAACCAGAAGATCTTGAAAGCGCCTGCTTTGCCGTTCTCTATGAGTCTCTTCACGCCGCAGGGGGAGACATTTACGATATTATACAAATTAATGATACCATGTACGGGTATTTTGTGGGGGACTTTGCCGGGCATAAAATTTCAACGGGGTTTCTTACTTCCTCGGTAAAGGCGCTTCTTCACCAGAATTGCAATGCCTACACCTCTCCTGTGGAGAGCATGCGCATGATTAACTCTGTCTTGGTGAAGCTGATGAACAGCGGCCAGTATATGACTGGATGTTATGCCTTGCTCGATAGGCTAAAATATAAACTGACCGTGGTAAGCATGGGGCATCCTCCGCTCATATTCATTCCCCGCTACGGAAATGTCCGCGAGATTGGAAAAGGAGGAGATATCCTGGGGGTGTTTGATCAAGCAGTTTTCCGGAAAATTACCATTGATATGTATCCGGGAGATCGTGTATTGCTCTACACGGATGGCTTGATTGAGGGGGAGCGAGTGTGGAGCGCGGAAATTCCCGAACTCGTATCTACGGTGCGAGCTCTTCGTACAATAGAGGACCGTGATACCTTTATTTCTCGTTTGTATGAAGCGACACAAGAGCAGCGTGGCGAAGTGGATGATGATGTGATGGTGCTGCTTGCGGACTTTCCCGGTACGCCACCAGATATGGATCGCTCAGAAGAGAATGGAGATATACACTACCGTTTCAGTGGGCTACGACGGTTTATCGATCCCATTATTGAGGCCTTGATAGCTGATACGTGCGAAATTGTTCCTGCGGGACACCAGTATGGGTTAAAACTTGTGTTGTATGAAGCATTGGGTAATGCGGTTATTCATGGTGCTCGGGAGCAGGCTGAGAAAGATATTACCGTACGCCTTTCCATGAATGAAAAGAAGATTGAGGTTGAAATTGCTGACGGCGGGAGAGGCTTTGATTGGCAGGAGTATTGTGATGGCTTGCGTGATAGTTTTCATGATGAATACGACATGCCCCATCTGCAACTTTCCGGACGGGGCATAAAAACGTTTTGGGATTATGGGTACGACTTTACCTACAACGATCAAGGCAATACCGTAACCCTATGGAAGAGCTTTTCTTCCTAG
- a CDS encoding response regulator, whose amino-acid sequence MNEKSRIVQELASLAASGEFQSFYQSVITQLPHTPPEVVEEVEVGTVLSHFSEDEQQAMLRAVENVFSVLVQFYGSEHISVKVAVIRHIDTHPDAEALPLFQDLLGDDTECDILITKKIASRKSVDAFSTLLDITGSPNVYVRDFAKTQVKSTMKKEYHSLVSARIEEQKHRPNQVIPLLDIVSDLGIVDAEKTVRRIVQSGIKNPNVRALAYKSLIRLSRTMHHGLILDGLFDISDDVAFAVAQGVEEIDHTLVTGVANMILSSVYSPRRLAEVLVFTDQLEFVERLYEHACFQEALSDILSYQGMEQYREKYEARLNTTFPVCTKRITHRKLAWAIDDEPFIRKRYLRMGVGQGIPLRVFEEPEKALDALQDVRPDIIFVDMNMPTMNGVEFTRKVRNIVHDGEIPVVLVTTQDDVLEDTMVQDNLFHTIIQKPFDDEELRDILRQTGTSSMTVTGR is encoded by the coding sequence ATGAATGAGAAGTCTCGTATTGTACAGGAGCTTGCCTCTTTAGCTGCTTCCGGGGAGTTTCAGAGTTTTTACCAATCCGTTATTACGCAGTTGCCCCACACCCCGCCAGAGGTCGTTGAAGAAGTTGAGGTGGGCACGGTGCTTTCGCACTTTTCGGAAGATGAACAGCAGGCCATGCTTCGTGCCGTGGAGAATGTTTTTTCTGTACTGGTGCAATTTTATGGTTCTGAACACATTTCCGTGAAGGTTGCGGTGATTCGCCACATTGATACTCATCCCGACGCGGAGGCTCTTCCCCTATTTCAAGATCTTCTTGGAGATGATACAGAGTGTGATATTCTTATTACAAAGAAAATTGCGTCACGCAAAAGTGTAGATGCTTTTTCTACGCTTCTTGATATCACGGGAAGTCCTAATGTATACGTACGTGATTTTGCGAAAACTCAGGTAAAAAGCACAATGAAAAAGGAGTATCATTCCTTGGTCAGTGCGCGTATAGAAGAACAGAAACATCGCCCCAATCAAGTTATTCCGCTCTTGGATATTGTTTCTGATTTAGGCATCGTTGACGCTGAGAAAACCGTAAGACGTATTGTACAAAGCGGGATTAAAAATCCGAATGTACGAGCCCTTGCTTATAAGTCATTAATTCGTCTCTCTCGGACGATGCATCATGGACTCATCCTTGATGGACTCTTTGATATTAGCGATGATGTTGCCTTTGCGGTTGCCCAAGGGGTTGAAGAGATTGACCATACACTCGTGACCGGGGTGGCAAATATGATATTGAGTTCTGTGTACTCTCCCCGTCGCCTTGCGGAAGTGCTTGTGTTTACAGATCAGTTGGAGTTCGTTGAGCGTCTTTATGAACATGCGTGCTTTCAAGAAGCCCTCAGTGACATTCTCTCATACCAGGGGATGGAACAGTATCGGGAGAAGTATGAGGCTCGTTTGAATACAACCTTTCCCGTATGCACAAAACGTATTACCCATCGCAAATTGGCATGGGCGATAGATGACGAGCCTTTTATCCGCAAGCGGTATCTTCGTATGGGGGTTGGTCAGGGAATTCCCTTGCGGGTTTTTGAAGAACCGGAAAAGGCCTTGGATGCTTTGCAGGATGTTCGTCCCGATATTATTTTTGTAGATATGAATATGCCCACCATGAATGGTGTAGAGTTTACACGAAAGGTGCGGAATATTGTCCATGACGGAGAAATTCCCGTCGTGTTAGTGACGACCCAGGATGATGTGCTTGAGGATACCATGGTTCAGGATAATCTTTTTCATACAATCATACAAAAACCTTTTGATGATGAAGAATTGCGTGACATACTCCGCCAAACGGGCACATCATCAATGACAGTAACAGGTAGGTAA
- a CDS encoding tetratricopeptide repeat protein: MKYVVLICLFLFACGRHESLHRDKQNHSYSLEEQKKATRALTEKVQLQEDHIRQLETRLHTHEEALDQLRIQQDELSPVQLEELSLRLTLLIQAYRDLYSQVQAIRVLPQVHSKKESPKRPDGFTTSEVLQAILGGDEYPLYSRGLDQYRSGFFEETIKTMNIFMEKYPESSFLADALYWKAESHRQLKRYDTALTLYTQVEKTPQSSKRDAASFRIAQCYLALSETAKAKEQLQYTLSRYPATVYAENIRRLLARIDE; encoded by the coding sequence ATGAAATATGTCGTACTCATCTGTCTCTTTCTCTTTGCATGCGGGCGGCACGAATCCCTGCACAGAGACAAACAAAACCACTCTTATTCTCTGGAAGAACAAAAGAAAGCAACCCGTGCTCTTACTGAGAAAGTACAGTTGCAAGAAGACCATATACGTCAGCTAGAAACACGCCTTCATACACATGAAGAGGCCCTTGATCAACTTCGTATACAGCAGGACGAACTCTCTCCGGTACAGCTTGAAGAATTGAGCCTTCGCCTAACCCTTCTTATTCAAGCCTATCGCGATCTATATTCACAAGTGCAGGCAATCCGCGTTCTTCCACAGGTACACTCCAAAAAAGAATCACCCAAACGTCCTGATGGATTTACCACCTCCGAAGTTCTACAGGCGATATTGGGAGGTGACGAATATCCCCTTTACAGTAGAGGTCTTGATCAATATCGTTCCGGTTTTTTTGAAGAAACGATCAAGACAATGAACATTTTTATGGAGAAATATCCCGAAAGTTCCTTTTTGGCTGATGCACTCTATTGGAAGGCGGAATCGCACCGACAGCTGAAGCGCTACGACACGGCCCTTACACTGTATACCCAAGTGGAGAAAACCCCCCAGTCGTCAAAACGAGATGCGGCATCCTTTCGTATTGCCCAGTGCTATCTTGCACTCTCAGAGACCGCAAAAGCCAAGGAACAACTTCAGTACACCCTGTCGCGATACCCGGCAACAGTGTATGCAGAGAATATTCGTCGGTTACTTGCACGAATAGATGAATAG
- a CDS encoding amidohydrolase family protein has protein sequence MNTGTVYFARWIFTGDTLISHGALRVVNDRITHVGPRTGIRQSGDAIENLGNMILIPGMINAYTTFEDASLRHRESRFEGTFTEFQSRLAAMSQEITHHQRQRATRLAVQESLSNGITTSIQLLKKTCPDDYDTLPHRFFHIKNMAHRRFLSEEEITRYIHTLTGKHYFGITPGKLHSHALSHIKAIIRSVRTQHIPLVHYIGETAEEFGAFTEQGGPYFDHLSRAGLWKIRGKKESPATYAIRNALIPRSAMLINPNYFSSTELGSLRALQTTLVLLPRLAERFDAPAFPIETALKHGINLTIGTGNSAFSPTINILDELHCIAQCHEGLSPQTLLQMITQNAAKAVRCASTLGQLAPGFQADITGIRLDPLTKTPLADTIRSSNGVECIIQEGIPIILP, from the coding sequence ATGAATACAGGAACTGTCTACTTTGCTCGATGGATTTTTACGGGAGATACACTCATATCACATGGTGCACTCCGTGTGGTGAACGACCGTATTACCCATGTTGGCCCCCGTACGGGCATTCGTCAATCCGGTGATGCCATTGAAAATCTTGGTAATATGATTCTTATTCCGGGAATGATTAATGCATATACAACCTTTGAGGATGCGTCGCTACGCCACCGAGAATCACGCTTTGAGGGTACCTTTACAGAATTTCAGAGCCGGCTTGCTGCCATGAGTCAAGAGATTACACACCACCAACGACAACGCGCAACCCGCCTTGCCGTACAAGAGTCTCTCTCAAACGGCATCACCACCTCCATACAACTGTTAAAAAAGACCTGCCCTGATGATTACGATACTCTTCCCCACCGATTTTTCCATATCAAGAATATGGCACATCGTAGGTTCCTCTCTGAAGAGGAGATCACCCGCTACATTCACACCCTTACAGGAAAGCACTATTTTGGGATAACACCGGGCAAACTGCATAGCCACGCTCTTTCCCATATAAAAGCAATTATCCGCAGCGTACGAACCCAGCACATTCCCTTAGTTCATTACATTGGTGAAACGGCGGAAGAGTTTGGTGCTTTCACAGAACAGGGCGGGCCATATTTTGACCATCTTTCTCGCGCTGGCCTCTGGAAAATTAGAGGGAAAAAGGAGAGCCCTGCCACCTATGCCATTCGCAATGCCCTTATCCCCCGCTCAGCCATGCTCATAAACCCAAACTACTTCAGCAGTACAGAACTGGGTTCCCTGCGGGCTTTGCAAACCACCTTAGTGCTTCTACCACGCCTTGCAGAACGGTTTGACGCTCCGGCATTCCCCATAGAAACAGCTCTCAAACATGGAATAAACCTTACCATAGGCACTGGTAATTCGGCTTTTTCACCCACAATAAATATTCTCGATGAGCTCCACTGCATTGCGCAATGCCACGAGGGGCTGTCTCCCCAAACGCTCTTACAAATGATTACCCAAAATGCAGCAAAGGCTGTCCGTTGCGCCTCCACTCTTGGACAACTTGCCCCAGGGTTTCAGGCAGACATCACAGGAATACGACTCGACCCGCTCACAAAAACACCCCTGGCCGACACAATACGAAGCAGTAATGGTGTAGAGTGTATTATTCAGGAAGGAATTCCCATAATTCTACCATAA